One window from the genome of Streptomyces cadmiisoli encodes:
- a CDS encoding cation diffusion facilitator family transporter gives MGAGHDHGHGHGAPVTGTAAAAYRGRLRVALGITLTVTVVEIVGGVLADSLALIADAAHMATDALGLGMALLAIHFANLPASRNRTFGLARAEILAALANCLLLLGVGGYVLYEAIQRFITPAGTEGGLTIVFGLIGLVANMISLSLLMRGRRESLNVHGAFLEVAADALGSVAVLISATVILTTGWQYADPIASLVIGLMIVPRTLKLLRETLDVLLESAPKGVDMTEVRSHMLALDGVEEVHDLHAWTITSGMPVLSAHVVVRSDVLNAIGHEKMLHELQGCLGDHFDVEHCTFQLEPGGHAEHEARLCH, from the coding sequence ATGGGGGCAGGGCACGACCACGGGCACGGGCACGGCGCGCCGGTCACCGGTACGGCGGCCGCCGCCTACCGCGGCCGGCTGCGGGTGGCACTCGGCATCACACTGACCGTGACGGTGGTCGAGATCGTCGGTGGTGTCCTCGCGGACTCCCTCGCGCTGATCGCGGACGCCGCGCACATGGCGACCGACGCGCTCGGCCTGGGCATGGCGCTGCTCGCGATCCACTTCGCCAACCTCCCGGCGAGCCGGAACCGCACGTTCGGACTCGCCCGCGCGGAGATCCTCGCCGCGCTCGCCAACTGCCTGCTGCTGCTCGGCGTCGGCGGATACGTCCTGTACGAGGCGATCCAGCGGTTCATCACCCCGGCCGGCACCGAGGGCGGTCTGACCATCGTGTTCGGCCTGATCGGCCTGGTGGCGAACATGATCTCCCTCTCGCTGCTGATGCGCGGCCGGCGGGAGAGCCTGAACGTGCACGGCGCCTTCCTGGAGGTGGCGGCGGACGCGCTGGGCTCGGTGGCCGTGCTGATCTCCGCGACCGTGATCCTCACCACCGGCTGGCAGTACGCCGACCCGATCGCCTCGCTCGTGATCGGGCTGATGATCGTGCCGCGCACGCTGAAGCTGCTGCGCGAGACCCTCGACGTGCTGCTGGAGTCGGCCCCCAAGGGCGTCGACATGACGGAGGTGCGCTCGCACATGCTGGCGCTCGACGGCGTGGAGGAGGTGCACGACCTGCACGCCTGGACGATCACGTCGGGCATGCCGGTGCTGTCCGCGCACGTGGTGGTGCGCTCCGACGTCCTGAACGCGATAGGGCACGAGAAAATGCTCCACGAGCTCCAGGGCTGCCTGGGCGACCACTTCGACGTGGAGCACTGCACCTTCCAGCTGGAACCGGGCGGGCACGCGGAGCACGAGGCGCGGCTCTGCCACTGA
- the idi gene encoding isopentenyl-diphosphate Delta-isomerase, which produces MPITPATATHSSSNGTTEAVLLELVDEHGVTIGTAEKLAAHQAPGQLHRAFSVFLFDEHGRLLLQQRALGKYHSPGVWSNTCCGHPYPGEAPFAAAARRTYEELGISPSLLAEAGTVRYNHPDPASGLVEQEYNHLFVGMVQSPLRPDPEEVHATAFVTPAELAERAAKDTFSAWFMTVLDAARPAIKELTGPSAGW; this is translated from the coding sequence ATGCCGATCACACCTGCCACCGCGACGCACAGCTCGTCGAACGGCACCACTGAAGCGGTCCTGCTGGAACTGGTCGACGAGCACGGCGTGACGATCGGCACCGCGGAGAAGCTGGCCGCCCACCAGGCGCCGGGCCAGCTGCACCGGGCGTTCTCGGTCTTCCTGTTCGACGAGCACGGCCGGCTGCTGCTCCAGCAGCGGGCGCTCGGCAAGTACCACTCCCCCGGTGTGTGGTCCAACACCTGCTGCGGTCATCCGTACCCGGGCGAGGCGCCCTTCGCGGCGGCGGCCCGGCGGACGTACGAGGAGCTCGGCATCTCGCCGTCGCTGCTCGCCGAGGCCGGCACGGTGCGCTACAACCACCCGGACCCGGCCTCCGGCCTGGTGGAGCAGGAGTACAACCACCTCTTCGTCGGCATGGTGCAGTCGCCGCTGCGGCCGGACCCGGAGGAGGTGCACGCCACGGCCTTCGTCACCCCGGCCGAGCTGGCGGAGCGAGCAGCGAAGGACACCTTCTCGGCGTGGTTCATGACGGTCCTGGACGCGGCCCGCCCCGCGATCAAGGAGCTGACCGGCCCGTCCGCGGGCTGGTGA
- a CDS encoding ATP-binding protein: MDNPGRGPAPRPEGGTDAPVEPGTRGPLPFEGVWRFTAPAVDASVPQARHAVRDLLVRQRVPVPDDLVQGLLLIVSELVTNAVRHAALLSPMLAVEVAVGAEWVRVSVEDNHPYRPTALEADHGRTGGRGLLLVREITREAGGVCDVEHTSSGGKVIWAALPFRPARLP, translated from the coding sequence ATGGACAATCCAGGGCGCGGGCCCGCCCCACGCCCAGAAGGCGGCACGGACGCACCCGTGGAACCGGGGACGCGCGGTCCGCTGCCGTTCGAAGGGGTGTGGCGGTTCACCGCCCCGGCCGTGGACGCCTCGGTCCCACAGGCCCGGCACGCGGTGCGCGACCTGCTGGTCCGCCAGCGGGTCCCGGTCCCGGACGACCTGGTCCAGGGCCTGCTGCTGATCGTCTCGGAGCTGGTCACGAACGCGGTCCGGCACGCGGCGCTGCTGTCGCCGATGCTCGCCGTGGAGGTCGCCGTGGGTGCCGAGTGGGTGCGGGTCTCCGTGGAGGACAACCACCCCTACCGGCCCACCGCGCTGGAGGCCGACCACGGCCGGACGGGCGGCCGTGGTCTGCTGCTGGTGCGTGAGATCACCCGCGAGGCGGGCGGTGTGTGCGACGTCGAGCACACGTCGAGCGGCGGCAAGGTGATCTGGGCCGCCCTGCCGTTCAGGCCGGCCCGGCTGCCGTAA
- a CDS encoding enoyl-CoA hydratase/isomerase family protein, translated as MNAQLSHHVADSVATVVIDHPAKRNAMTAAMWRALPELLGTLAADPRVRALVLTGAGGTFCAGADISTLRESPEEAQRLAVRAEEELAAFPKPTLAAIRGHCVGGGAQLAAACDLRFAEQGALFGVTPAKLGIVYPASATRRLTALVGPATAKYLLFSGELIDSERALRTGLVDEVLPGAALDERVAEFTRILVSRSQLTQAAAKEFTAGRADRDAYWSEQARTGDDTAEGVAAFLERRAPRFTWTAPAPHSERDDRRPALQEPS; from the coding sequence ATGAACGCCCAGCTGTCGCACCATGTCGCCGACTCGGTGGCCACCGTCGTGATCGACCATCCGGCGAAGCGCAACGCGATGACCGCCGCGATGTGGCGGGCGCTGCCGGAGCTGCTGGGCACCCTGGCCGCCGATCCGCGGGTGCGGGCGCTGGTCCTGACGGGGGCGGGCGGCACGTTCTGCGCCGGGGCGGACATCTCGACGCTGCGGGAGTCACCCGAGGAGGCGCAGCGGCTCGCGGTCCGGGCCGAGGAGGAGCTCGCCGCGTTCCCCAAGCCGACGCTGGCGGCGATCCGCGGGCACTGCGTGGGCGGCGGGGCCCAGCTCGCGGCGGCCTGCGATCTGCGGTTCGCCGAGCAGGGTGCGCTGTTCGGGGTCACGCCGGCGAAGCTCGGGATCGTGTATCCGGCCTCCGCCACCCGGCGCCTGACGGCCCTGGTCGGTCCGGCGACCGCCAAGTACCTGCTGTTCTCCGGCGAGTTGATCGACAGCGAACGGGCGTTGCGCACGGGCCTGGTGGACGAGGTGCTTCCCGGGGCCGCGCTCGACGAGCGGGTCGCGGAGTTCACCCGGATCCTCGTGTCCCGCTCGCAGCTGACGCAGGCGGCGGCGAAGGAGTTCACCGCCGGACGCGCCGACCGGGACGCGTACTGGAGCGAGCAGGCGCGCACCGGTGACGACACCGCGGAGGGGGTCGCCGCGTTCCTGGAGCGCAGGGCGCCCCGCTTCACCTGGACGGCGCCGGCACCGCACTCCGAGCGCGACGACAGGCGGCCGGCCCTTCAGGAACCTTCCTGA
- a CDS encoding LPFR motif small protein, with the protein MLRAVLDVLRRIGGAVATVVTLPFRALARLFGGASGSARRGARHV; encoded by the coding sequence GTGTTGCGAGCCGTCCTGGATGTGCTGCGCCGGATCGGCGGTGCCGTGGCCACCGTCGTGACGCTGCCCTTCCGTGCACTGGCCCGCCTGTTCGGCGGCGCCTCGGGGTCCGCACGGCGCGGAGCGCGACATGTGTGA
- a CDS encoding Tex family protein: protein MTTPGSLGTGSIEGRIAEELGVRERQVRAAVELLDGGSTVPFVARYRKEATEMLDDAQLRTIEERLRYLRELEDRRTAILESVREQGKLTGELEAQIRGAETKARLEDIYLPYKPKRRTKAQIAREAGLEPLADGLLGDPTVEPSAAAAAFVDADKGVADPQAALDGARAILTERFSEDADLIGELRERMWVRGRLAAKVREGKEEAGAKFADYFDFTEPFTELPSHRVLAMLRGEKEDVLDLVLEPEEPTDGPSSYEGIVAGRFGIAERGRPGDKWLTDTVRWAWRTRLLVHLGIDLRLRLRTAAEDEAVGVFAANLRDLLLAAPAGTRATLGLDPGFRTGVKVAVVDATGKVVATDVIYPHVPANKWDEAIAELARLARAHAVELVAIGNGTASRETDKLAGELITKHPELKLTKVMVSEAGASVYSASAFASQELPEMDVSLRGAVSIARRLQDPLAELVKIDPKSIGVGQYQHDLSEVKLSRSLDAVVEDCVNGVGVDVNTASAPLLARVSGISSGLAENIVAHRDANGPFKSRSQLKGVARLGPKAFEQCAGFLRIRGGDDPLDASSVHPEAYPVVRRMVKTSGQEVAALVGNTGMLRSLKPQDFVDETFGLPTVTDILRELEKPGRDPRPAFKTATFKEGVEKIADLGAGMVLEGVVTNVAAFGAFVDVGVHQDGLVHVSAMSKTFVKDPRDVVKPGDIVKVKVLDVDIPRKRISLTLRLDDEAAPQERSSGERRPQRGGRPPQQRQGRGGAGGGGGGGRQAPAPANSAMADALRRAGLLDPKKGRG, encoded by the coding sequence GTGACGACACCCGGGTCCCTGGGAACAGGGTCCATCGAAGGCAGGATCGCCGAGGAACTCGGCGTGCGGGAACGGCAGGTCAGAGCCGCCGTGGAGCTGCTCGACGGCGGTTCGACGGTGCCCTTCGTCGCCCGCTACCGCAAGGAAGCGACCGAGATGCTCGACGACGCGCAGCTGCGCACGATCGAGGAGCGGCTGCGCTACCTGCGGGAGCTGGAGGATCGCCGGACGGCGATCCTGGAGTCGGTGCGCGAGCAGGGCAAGCTCACCGGTGAACTGGAGGCGCAGATCCGGGGTGCCGAGACCAAGGCACGCCTGGAGGACATCTACCTGCCGTACAAACCGAAGCGGCGGACCAAGGCGCAGATCGCGCGTGAGGCGGGGCTCGAACCCCTGGCCGACGGCCTGCTCGGCGATCCGACGGTCGAGCCGTCGGCCGCTGCCGCCGCGTTCGTGGACGCCGACAAGGGCGTGGCCGATCCGCAGGCCGCCCTCGACGGGGCGCGCGCCATCCTCACCGAACGCTTCTCGGAGGACGCCGACCTGATCGGCGAACTGCGCGAGCGCATGTGGGTGCGCGGACGGCTCGCCGCCAAGGTGCGGGAGGGCAAGGAGGAGGCGGGCGCCAAGTTCGCCGACTACTTCGACTTCACCGAGCCGTTCACCGAGCTGCCCTCGCACCGCGTCCTCGCGATGCTGCGCGGTGAGAAGGAGGATGTCCTGGACCTCGTCCTGGAGCCGGAGGAGCCGACGGACGGACCGTCCTCGTACGAGGGCATCGTGGCCGGCCGCTTCGGCATCGCCGAGCGCGGGCGGCCCGGCGACAAGTGGCTGACCGACACCGTCCGCTGGGCCTGGCGCACCCGCCTCCTGGTGCACCTCGGCATCGACCTGAGGCTGCGGTTGCGCACCGCCGCCGAGGACGAGGCGGTGGGTGTCTTCGCGGCGAACCTGCGCGACCTGCTCCTCGCCGCCCCGGCGGGCACCCGCGCGACGCTGGGCCTGGACCCCGGCTTCCGTACGGGCGTGAAGGTCGCCGTGGTGGACGCCACCGGCAAGGTCGTCGCGACGGACGTGATCTACCCGCACGTCCCGGCCAACAAGTGGGACGAGGCGATCGCCGAGCTCGCCCGGCTCGCCCGGGCGCACGCGGTCGAACTGGTCGCGATCGGCAACGGCACGGCGTCCCGCGAGACCGACAAGCTCGCCGGGGAACTCATCACGAAGCACCCCGAGTTGAAGCTCACCAAGGTGATGGTGTCCGAAGCGGGCGCCTCGGTGTACTCGGCGTCGGCGTTCGCCTCGCAGGAACTGCCCGAGATGGACGTGTCGCTGCGCGGCGCCGTGTCGATCGCGCGCCGGCTGCAGGACCCGCTGGCCGAACTGGTCAAGATCGACCCCAAGTCGATCGGTGTGGGCCAGTACCAGCACGACCTGTCCGAGGTGAAGCTGTCGCGTTCGCTGGACGCGGTGGTGGAGGACTGTGTGAACGGCGTCGGAGTCGACGTCAACACCGCCTCCGCGCCGCTGCTCGCCCGTGTCTCCGGCATCTCCTCCGGGCTCGCCGAGAACATCGTGGCGCACCGGGACGCGAACGGCCCGTTCAAGTCCCGCTCCCAGCTCAAGGGCGTGGCCCGGCTCGGCCCGAAGGCGTTCGAGCAGTGCGCGGGCTTCCTGCGCATCCGCGGCGGGGACGACCCGCTGGACGCGTCCAGCGTCCACCCGGAGGCGTACCCGGTCGTGCGGCGCATGGTGAAGACCTCCGGACAGGAGGTGGCCGCGCTGGTCGGCAACACGGGGATGCTGCGCTCGCTGAAGCCGCAGGACTTCGTGGACGAGACGTTCGGTCTGCCGACCGTGACGGACATCCTCAGGGAGCTGGAGAAGCCGGGGCGCGACCCTCGGCCCGCCTTCAAGACGGCCACCTTCAAGGAGGGCGTCGAGAAGATCGCCGACCTGGGCGCGGGCATGGTCCTGGAGGGCGTCGTCACCAATGTGGCCGCGTTCGGCGCGTTCGTCGACGTCGGTGTCCACCAGGACGGTCTGGTGCACGTCTCCGCGATGTCGAAGACGTTCGTCAAGGACCCGCGTGACGTCGTCAAGCCGGGCGACATCGTGAAGGTGAAAGTGCTCGACGTCGACATTCCGCGCAAGCGGATCTCGCTGACGCTGCGCCTGGACGACGAGGCCGCGCCGCAGGAGCGGTCCTCCGGCGAGCGCCGCCCGCAGCGTGGCGGACGTCCGCCGCAGCAGCGGCAGGGCCGCGGCGGCGCCGGTGGCGGGGGTGGCGGTGGCCGTCAGGCGCCCGCCCCGGCCAACAGCGCCATGGCCGACGCGCTGCGCCGGGCCGGTCTGCTCGACCCGAAGAAGGGCCGCGGCTGA
- a CDS encoding putative glycolipid-binding domain-containing protein, whose amino-acid sequence MTTSRALTWNVTAAHGYETAWVDCDGGTLRARGRAVGTTPAPYWISYELETGEDRVTRRLRVIAETSDHTRSLDLRHDGHGTWTADGAPVPQVDGALDCDLALCPLTNTMPVLRHGLHRSGGTRSFLMAWVSVPDLAVRPSPQTYTYLAPTDGGSRVGFASGDFRSELEFDTEGFVVDYPGLATRLTPR is encoded by the coding sequence ATGACCACTTCGCGTGCGCTCACCTGGAACGTCACCGCCGCCCACGGCTACGAGACCGCCTGGGTCGACTGCGACGGCGGAACACTGCGGGCCCGGGGCCGGGCGGTCGGCACGACCCCGGCGCCCTACTGGATCTCCTACGAGCTCGAAACCGGCGAGGACCGTGTGACCCGGCGGCTTCGGGTGATCGCGGAGACCTCGGACCACACCCGCTCCCTCGATCTGCGGCACGACGGGCACGGCACCTGGACCGCGGACGGGGCGCCGGTGCCCCAGGTCGACGGGGCGCTCGACTGCGATCTGGCGTTGTGCCCTCTGACCAACACCATGCCGGTGCTCCGGCACGGTCTGCACCGGTCGGGCGGCACCCGCAGTTTCCTGATGGCCTGGGTGTCCGTGCCCGACCTGGCCGTGCGGCCGTCGCCGCAGACCTACACCTATCTCGCGCCGACCGACGGCGGCTCACGCGTGGGCTTCGCCTCGGGTGACTTCCGCAGCGAGCTGGAGTTCGACACGGAAGGGTTCGTCGTCGACTACCCGGGGCTGGCGACCCGGCTGACTCCTCGCTAA
- a CDS encoding ABC-F family ATP-binding cassette domain-containing protein has product MTATLVAKNLSAGHGDRVLFADLDLVVAPGDVIGLVGANGAGKSTLLRLLAGLDTPEGGELRLSPATATVGHLPQEPERRPGESVREFLARRTGVAEAQRVMDEATQALVDSAPGADDAYAAALERWLDLGGADLDERAEEVADSLGLAVGLDQAMTSLSGGQAARAGLASLLLSRYDVFLLDEPTNDLDLDGLERLERFVGGLRAGTVVVSHDREFLTRTVTKVLELDLAQGRINLYGGGYAAYLEEREVARRHAREDYEEYADKRTALQERAQTQRSWMDKGVKNARRKAGNDNDKIGRKFRSEASEKQAAKARQTQRMIERLEVVEEPRKEWELRMEIATAPRSGAVVATLRDAEVRRGDFVLGPVGLQIDWADRVAVTGANGAGKSTLLGALLGRVPLDAGHAALGSGVQVGEVDQARKLFHGSEPLLDVFGAAVPDTEPVEVRTLLAKFGLKSDHVLRPAAGLSPGERTRAALALLQGRGVNLLVLDEPTNHLDLPAIEQLESALDAYTGTLLLVTHDRRMLDAVRVTRRLEVADGKVTER; this is encoded by the coding sequence ATGACTGCCACCCTCGTCGCCAAGAACCTGTCCGCCGGCCACGGCGACCGTGTCCTGTTCGCGGACCTCGACCTGGTCGTCGCGCCCGGCGACGTGATCGGGCTCGTCGGCGCCAACGGCGCGGGCAAGTCCACCCTGCTGCGCCTGCTCGCCGGGCTCGACACACCGGAGGGCGGCGAGCTGCGGCTGTCCCCGGCGACCGCGACGGTCGGGCACCTGCCGCAGGAGCCGGAGCGCAGGCCCGGGGAGTCGGTGCGGGAGTTCCTGGCCCGCCGTACCGGTGTCGCCGAGGCCCAGCGGGTCATGGACGAGGCCACCCAGGCGCTGGTCGACTCAGCACCCGGCGCCGACGACGCCTACGCCGCCGCCCTGGAGCGCTGGCTCGACCTCGGCGGCGCCGATCTCGACGAGCGGGCCGAGGAGGTCGCCGACTCGCTCGGCCTGGCCGTCGGACTCGACCAGGCGATGACCTCGCTGTCCGGCGGCCAGGCCGCGCGCGCCGGTCTCGCCTCCCTGCTGCTCTCCCGCTACGACGTCTTCCTGCTCGACGAGCCGACCAACGACCTCGACCTGGACGGCCTGGAGCGGCTCGAACGCTTCGTCGGCGGCCTGCGCGCCGGGACGGTCGTCGTCAGCCACGACCGCGAGTTCCTCACCCGCACGGTCACCAAGGTCCTGGAACTCGACCTCGCCCAGGGCCGGATCAACCTCTACGGCGGCGGCTACGCCGCCTACCTGGAGGAGCGCGAGGTGGCCCGTCGGCACGCCCGCGAGGACTACGAGGAGTACGCCGACAAGCGGACCGCTCTCCAGGAACGGGCGCAGACCCAGCGCTCCTGGATGGACAAGGGCGTGAAGAACGCCCGGCGCAAGGCGGGCAACGACAACGACAAGATCGGCCGCAAGTTCCGCAGCGAGGCCAGTGAGAAGCAGGCCGCGAAGGCCCGCCAGACCCAGCGCATGATCGAACGGCTGGAGGTGGTCGAGGAGCCCCGCAAGGAGTGGGAGCTGCGGATGGAGATCGCCACCGCGCCCCGGTCCGGGGCGGTCGTCGCCACCCTGCGTGACGCCGAGGTCCGGCGCGGTGACTTCGTGCTCGGCCCCGTCGGCCTCCAGATCGACTGGGCGGACCGGGTCGCCGTCACCGGCGCCAACGGGGCCGGCAAGTCGACCCTCCTGGGCGCCCTGCTCGGCCGGGTTCCCCTGGACGCCGGGCACGCCGCCCTCGGCTCCGGAGTCCAGGTCGGCGAGGTCGACCAGGCCCGCAAGCTGTTCCACGGCTCCGAGCCGCTGCTGGACGTGTTCGGCGCGGCGGTTCCGGACACCGAACCGGTCGAGGTCCGCACGCTGCTGGCCAAGTTCGGGCTGAAGTCCGACCATGTGCTGCGGCCCGCGGCCGGTCTGTCGCCGGGTGAACGCACCCGTGCCGCCCTCGCCCTGCTCCAGGGCAGGGGCGTCAACCTCCTCGTCCTCGACGAGCCCACCAACCACCTCGATCTGCCCGCGATCGAGCAGCTGGAGTCGGCTCTCGACGCCTACACCGGCACGCTGCTGCTGGTCACCCACGACCGCCGGATGCTGGACGCGGTCCGGGTGACACGTCGCCTGGAGGTCGCCGACGGCAAGGTGACGGAGCGTTAG
- a CDS encoding FAD-dependent oxidoreductase, whose translation MNSDLRGDVVVVGGGVVGLTTAVLLAERGLRVRVWTREPVERTTSAVAGALWWPYRIEPEASARAWALRSLDVYGELAGRPEVTGVRMVEGVMGGTDPDAVGSWTAGRLPGMRAATAAEFAGPAGLWARLPLIDMSVHLPWLRGRLEAAGGTVQERAVSALAQADAPVVVNCTGLGARELVPDPAVRPVRGQLVVVENPGIRTWLVTEDPAGEMAYVFPHPRRVVLGGTAEEDAWSPRPDPAVAEAIVRRCAALRPELAGARILEHRVGLRPVRDTVRLERDSLPDGRVLVHNYGHGGGGVTVAWGCAREAAGLVAAAASG comes from the coding sequence GTGAACAGTGACCTGAGGGGCGATGTGGTCGTCGTCGGCGGAGGCGTCGTCGGGCTGACCACGGCGGTGCTGCTGGCCGAGCGCGGCCTGCGGGTACGGGTGTGGACACGGGAGCCCGTCGAGCGGACCACCTCGGCGGTTGCGGGCGCGCTGTGGTGGCCGTACCGGATCGAGCCGGAGGCCTCGGCGCGCGCGTGGGCGCTGCGCTCGCTCGACGTGTACGGGGAGTTGGCCGGGCGGCCCGAGGTGACCGGCGTACGCATGGTCGAAGGAGTAATGGGCGGGACGGATCCGGACGCGGTGGGCAGCTGGACGGCGGGCCGCCTGCCGGGGATGCGGGCGGCCACCGCGGCGGAGTTCGCCGGTCCGGCGGGGCTGTGGGCCCGGCTGCCGCTGATCGACATGTCGGTCCATCTGCCCTGGCTGCGCGGGCGCCTCGAGGCGGCGGGCGGAACGGTGCAGGAGCGCGCGGTGTCGGCGCTCGCGCAGGCCGACGCGCCGGTCGTGGTCAACTGCACGGGGCTGGGGGCGCGCGAGCTGGTGCCGGACCCGGCGGTGCGGCCGGTGCGCGGGCAGTTGGTGGTGGTGGAGAACCCCGGAATCCGCACCTGGCTCGTCACCGAGGACCCGGCGGGTGAGATGGCGTACGTCTTCCCGCACCCGCGGCGGGTGGTACTGGGTGGCACGGCGGAGGAGGACGCGTGGTCGCCGCGGCCGGATCCGGCGGTGGCCGAGGCGATCGTACGGCGGTGCGCGGCGCTGCGGCCGGAGCTCGCCGGGGCGCGGATCCTGGAGCACCGCGTCGGGCTCCGCCCGGTGCGCGACACGGTGCGGCTGGAGCGGGATTCGCTGCCGGACGGCCGGGTGCTGGTGCACAACTACGGCCACGGGGGCGGCGGCGTGACCGTGGCGTGGGGGTGCGCGCGGGAGGCGGCCGGGCTGGTGGCCGCGGCCGCCTCCGGGTGA
- a CDS encoding Xaa-Pro dipeptidyl-peptidase produces the protein MPTRTRFTSWRPLATAAAAAVLAALVTPAAAQTGPRESLPVHSYEDAVREAVWVDTRLDGDGDGRTDRVAVDIVRPREPTRQGRKVPVIMEAGPYYSCCGRGNESQRKTYDAQGDVVRMPLFYDNYFVPRGYAFVGVDLAGTSRSDGCVDVGGRFDVQSAKAVVDWLNGRATAYTTRTGTTRAGADWTDGRTGMIGKSWDGTIANAVAATGVEGLETIVPISAISSWYDYYFSKGAPLYDSGPDWLSHHVDSPDARARCAAVQRELVAGAPRTGDRTRLWTERDSVRAAGRIEASVFLIHGMQDLNVRMQHVGPWWDALARNGVERKIWLSRAGHVDPFDLRRATWVETLHRWFDHELLGYDNGVDREPVADIERSPDRWVTSSVWPPRGTGTVRLRPGKGTRPGVGTLGLRTGSGTETFTDDPRRGETDWAAAVDRTTPDKAGFTTGPLTRELRLSGSSEVTVTVRPTTPTAHLSAVLVDLGPDTVRDHTDAAEGIVTLPDRTCWGASTPGDSACYRETRAKTAHVGHTVVSRGWADLGNHASDAEGAPLTPGRSYTITLDLAATDHVVPAGHRLALIVGGTDRDLIDPPADTPTLTLDLSRTSARVPLVGGTAAFARATSGATPPAPAAGPLDGVGEPRTARRVPGPGAGG, from the coding sequence ATGCCGACACGCACGCGCTTCACGAGCTGGAGACCGCTCGCGACGGCGGCGGCCGCCGCCGTGCTGGCCGCCCTCGTCACCCCCGCCGCGGCACAGACCGGCCCGCGCGAGAGCCTGCCCGTCCACTCGTACGAGGACGCCGTCCGAGAGGCGGTCTGGGTGGACACCCGGCTCGATGGCGACGGCGACGGCAGGACCGACCGGGTCGCCGTCGACATCGTCCGCCCGCGTGAGCCCACGCGGCAGGGCCGCAAGGTGCCCGTCATCATGGAGGCCGGCCCGTACTACTCCTGCTGCGGCCGGGGCAACGAGAGCCAGCGCAAGACCTACGACGCCCAGGGCGACGTGGTCCGTATGCCGCTGTTCTACGACAACTACTTCGTGCCGCGCGGCTACGCGTTCGTCGGTGTCGACCTCGCCGGTACGAGCCGCTCCGACGGCTGCGTCGACGTCGGCGGCCGCTTTGACGTCCAGTCCGCCAAGGCCGTCGTCGACTGGCTCAACGGCCGCGCCACCGCGTACACCACCCGTACCGGCACCACCCGCGCCGGCGCCGACTGGACCGACGGCAGAACCGGAATGATCGGCAAGAGCTGGGACGGCACCATCGCCAACGCTGTCGCCGCCACCGGCGTCGAGGGCCTGGAGACCATCGTGCCGATCAGCGCGATCTCCTCCTGGTACGACTACTACTTCAGCAAGGGCGCCCCGCTGTACGACTCGGGCCCCGACTGGCTGTCGCACCACGTCGACAGCCCCGACGCCCGCGCCCGGTGCGCCGCGGTCCAGCGCGAGCTCGTCGCCGGCGCGCCGCGCACCGGCGACCGGACCCGGCTGTGGACCGAGCGCGACTCCGTCAGGGCCGCCGGCAGGATCGAGGCGAGCGTCTTCCTGATCCACGGCATGCAGGACCTCAACGTGCGGATGCAACACGTCGGCCCGTGGTGGGACGCCCTCGCCCGGAACGGCGTCGAACGCAAGATCTGGCTGTCCCGGGCCGGCCACGTCGACCCCTTCGACCTCCGCCGCGCCACCTGGGTGGAGACCCTGCACCGCTGGTTCGACCACGAACTCCTCGGCTACGACAACGGCGTCGACCGCGAACCCGTGGCCGACATCGAACGCTCGCCGGACCGGTGGGTCACCTCCTCGGTGTGGCCGCCGCGCGGCACCGGCACCGTCCGCCTGAGACCCGGCAAGGGAACCCGGCCGGGCGTCGGCACCCTCGGCCTGCGCACCGGCAGCGGCACCGAGACCTTCACGGACGATCCGCGGCGCGGCGAGACCGACTGGGCCGCCGCCGTCGACCGCACCACACCCGACAAGGCCGGCTTCACGACCGGGCCGCTCACCCGCGAGCTGCGCCTGTCCGGCTCGTCCGAGGTCACCGTCACCGTCCGGCCGACCACCCCGACGGCACACCTGTCCGCCGTCCTCGTCGACCTCGGCCCGGACACCGTCCGCGACCACACCGACGCCGCCGAGGGGATCGTCACGCTCCCCGACCGCACCTGCTGGGGCGCGAGCACGCCCGGCGACAGCGCCTGCTACCGCGAGACCCGGGCGAAGACCGCCCACGTCGGCCACACCGTCGTCAGCCGCGGCTGGGCCGACCTCGGCAACCACGCCTCCGACGCCGAGGGGGCCCCGCTCACCCCGGGCAGGTCCTACACGATCACCCTGGACCTGGCGGCGACCGACCACGTCGTCCCGGCCGGACACCGACTCGCGCTGATCGTCGGGGGCACCGACCGCGACCTGATCGACCCGCCGGCCGACACACCCACGCTGACGCTCGACCTGTCCCGCACCTCGGCGCGCGTACCGCTGGTCGGCGGCACCGCGGCGTTCGCCCGCGCGACCTCGGGCGCCACGCCGCCCGCGCCCGCCGCCGGGCCGCTCGACGGAGTGGGCGAACCGCGCACCGCCCGGCGCGTACCCGGCCCCGGCGCGGGCGGCTGA